One region of Exiguobacterium acetylicum genomic DNA includes:
- a CDS encoding histidine phosphatase family protein: protein MKQIGLVRHHRVTEGYPTKGWISASDIEKWIERYDTSDIDIQPVELGQIDWTVCYASSMPRAVQTAKSVYDQEIIVTDLLREVPFPTIRSNLRLPFLGWAVLGRLAAPFSKRIQAEIKDANERIEVLLNQLMFEDDERVLLVGHGGMMILMRAALKRRGYRGPRFGHPRNGMLYLFEKEEPTC, encoded by the coding sequence ATGAAACAAATTGGATTAGTGAGACATCACCGGGTGACGGAAGGATACCCGACGAAAGGCTGGATCAGCGCCAGCGATATTGAAAAATGGATTGAACGCTATGATACGTCAGACATCGATATTCAACCGGTCGAGCTCGGTCAGATCGACTGGACGGTCTGTTATGCCAGTAGCATGCCACGCGCTGTCCAGACGGCGAAGAGCGTCTACGATCAAGAGATCATCGTGACGGATTTACTGCGGGAAGTACCGTTCCCGACGATTCGCTCGAATCTCCGGTTACCGTTTCTTGGCTGGGCGGTCCTCGGTCGACTGGCAGCCCCGTTCAGCAAACGGATTCAAGCGGAAATCAAGGATGCGAATGAACGGATCGAGGTCCTGTTGAATCAATTGATGTTCGAGGATGACGAACGGGTCTTACTTGTTGGGCACGGCGGCATGATGATTCTGATGCGGGCTGCCTTGAAGCGTCGCGGTTATCGTGGACCCCGGTTCGGTCATCCGCGCAACGGTATGCTCTATCTGTTCGAGAAAGAGGAACCGACATGCTGA
- a CDS encoding DUF3307 domain-containing protein: protein MTVLLSLILVHLLADFPLQTRRMAQLKHRHRRILVQHLAVHVALMLLVLAFFVIRGQLTLDIAGWLGGSILVFHGLLDASPLKRRVKQAAAYWIDQALHIAAIIALTWVFVPIDWSLSFSRPEQILWILCFSLVTTELLGHGIALMLAPFAPRLIEAHFERKVTRKEQLDGVSRTVTHEVEDSARSYTTELNGIGRYIGLVERAIITLLVVTNATGAIGFIIALKALARFKQFEDRRFAEYYIIGSLLSILGAILCGLAIRVAF from the coding sequence GTGACTGTCTTACTTAGCCTTATCCTTGTCCACCTACTTGCTGATTTTCCATTACAGACGAGACGGATGGCGCAACTGAAACATCGACACCGACGCATCTTGGTCCAACATCTTGCCGTCCATGTGGCTCTGATGCTACTTGTCCTTGCGTTCTTCGTCATCCGAGGACAGTTGACCCTCGACATCGCCGGATGGCTTGGAGGGAGCATTCTCGTGTTTCACGGCCTACTCGATGCCTCCCCGCTCAAGCGTCGCGTCAAGCAAGCAGCGGCGTACTGGATCGATCAAGCGTTACATATCGCTGCCATCATTGCCTTGACATGGGTGTTTGTTCCGATCGATTGGTCGTTGTCGTTCTCGCGACCGGAACAAATTCTGTGGATTCTATGTTTTAGTTTAGTGACGACGGAGTTACTCGGTCACGGGATTGCTTTGATGCTCGCACCATTCGCTCCACGCTTGATCGAAGCGCATTTCGAGCGGAAAGTGACACGTAAGGAGCAACTCGACGGCGTTTCGCGGACTGTCACACATGAAGTCGAAGATTCTGCCCGCAGTTATACGACGGAATTGAATGGGATCGGGCGTTATATCGGTCTCGTCGAACGGGCGATCATCACCCTGCTCGTCGTCACGAACGCAACCGGAGCCATCGGCTTCATCATTGCTTTGAAGGCGCTGGCTCGTTTTAAACAGTTTGAAGATCGCCGCTTTGCGGAATATTACATCATCGGGAGTTTGCTCAGTATCTTAGGTGCGATTTTATGTGGACTGGCGATTCGCGTCGCATTCTAA
- a CDS encoding NUDIX domain-containing protein codes for MKFRRREKVAIYITREKPNGWELLVFHPQSAPESDWQIPAGTIEDAEIAKEAAVRETLEESGLSLASVQYIGEEEMRYPERMRVHYTYFYHAHIECQENRWTHCVAGDGQDCGDFFDFAWLPLERITQLERRHHIFLDRLIHRLERTRPYDCRKHG; via the coding sequence ATGAAATTCAGACGTCGCGAAAAAGTAGCAATCTATATCACTCGGGAAAAACCTAACGGATGGGAACTACTTGTTTTTCATCCACAATCGGCTCCTGAGAGTGATTGGCAGATCCCCGCAGGTACGATCGAAGATGCTGAAATCGCTAAGGAAGCGGCTGTCCGTGAGACGCTTGAGGAAAGTGGTCTCTCGTTAGCATCCGTCCAGTATATCGGCGAAGAAGAGATGCGGTACCCAGAGCGAATGCGGGTCCATTACACGTATTTCTACCATGCGCACATCGAATGCCAAGAGAACCGCTGGACGCATTGTGTGGCTGGTGACGGTCAGGATTGCGGTGATTTCTTTGATTTCGCGTGGTTGCCACTTGAACGGATCACGCAACTCGAACGCCGCCATCATATTTTCTTGGATCGTTTGATTCATCGATTGGAACGGACACGTCCGTATGATTGTCGAAAACACGGCTAA
- the parC gene encoding DNA topoisomerase IV subunit A produces the protein MSNLQNILNLSLEQVVGDRFGRYSKYIIQDRALPDARDGLKPVQRRILYAMHTEGNLFDRAYRKSAKTVGVVIGNYHPHGDSSVYEAMVRLSQEWKLRYPLIDMQGNNGSIDGDSAAAMRYTEARLSKVSSLILDGINKQTVDYTLNFDDTTEEPLVLPSLLPNLLMNGSTGISAGYATEIPPHHAGEVLDAAIGRISGTVQNVDDLLTHMQGPDFPTGGVVQGLDGIKKAFETGRGKVIIRSRSTIETLRGGRQQIVITELPYEVNKANLVKRMEELRLDKKVEGVAEVRDETDRDGLRVVIELKKEADAEGVLHFYLKQTDLQIAYNYNMVAIHERTPRQMGVLTLLDAYLAHVKEVVIRRTAFDLEQAKRRQEVVSALMTAISVLDETLALIRSASNKADAKDKLITRFNFTDRQAEAVVMLQLYRLTNTDIVELQEEAAKLEKEIARLEKILNDEKTRNRLIIKELTVLKEQVADKRRSTIEAEVEELKLKTEVMIAVEETMVFLSKNGYVKRSSLRSFGASNDLPDLKEQDRPLLQGQAMTTDHLIVWTVRGNYLLIPVHQLPDTKWKDGGQHVANLVPLEPGDRVLSADIVRSFDESHHCLFVTRQGMVKRSKLSDYNAQRKSKPLQGVRLKADDEVLYAQVSTGQTELFLATQNGFGLWFTEDDVPVVGVRAAGVKAINLKDQDVVAGAIGFKEAPQIVLLTQRGALKKMRLADQFQVSSRALRGLQLLRDLKSKPHQVAALIDVTQAKELVLSGKEQEKTIQIGSLSFLDRLSNGSFAYDEEKFGPLLDWYTR, from the coding sequence ATGTCTAATCTACAAAACATCCTGAACCTGTCGCTCGAGCAAGTCGTCGGCGACCGGTTTGGTCGTTATTCGAAATATATCATCCAAGATCGTGCCTTACCGGATGCCCGGGATGGTCTGAAACCGGTTCAACGCCGAATCTTGTATGCGATGCATACGGAAGGCAACTTGTTCGACCGGGCCTACCGGAAATCAGCGAAGACAGTCGGTGTCGTCATCGGTAACTATCACCCACACGGTGATTCGTCGGTCTATGAAGCAATGGTCCGTTTGAGCCAAGAGTGGAAGCTTCGTTACCCGCTGATTGATATGCAAGGGAACAACGGGTCAATCGACGGTGATAGCGCGGCAGCGATGCGGTATACGGAAGCCCGTTTATCGAAAGTTTCAAGTCTGATTCTCGACGGGATCAACAAACAGACCGTCGATTACACGCTGAACTTCGATGATACGACAGAGGAACCACTCGTCTTACCATCACTTCTGCCGAACTTGCTGATGAACGGTTCGACGGGGATTTCCGCCGGTTACGCAACCGAGATTCCACCGCACCACGCGGGAGAAGTCCTCGATGCTGCGATTGGTCGGATCTCAGGGACGGTCCAGAACGTCGATGACTTATTGACGCACATGCAAGGTCCGGATTTCCCGACTGGTGGTGTCGTTCAAGGGCTTGATGGCATCAAGAAGGCGTTCGAGACAGGACGCGGGAAAGTCATCATCCGCTCGCGTTCAACGATTGAGACACTGCGTGGCGGTCGTCAGCAAATCGTCATCACGGAACTCCCGTATGAGGTCAACAAAGCGAATCTCGTCAAACGGATGGAAGAACTCCGTCTCGATAAAAAGGTCGAAGGGGTTGCGGAAGTTCGTGATGAGACCGACCGCGACGGCTTACGCGTCGTCATCGAGTTGAAGAAGGAAGCGGACGCAGAAGGTGTCTTACACTTCTACCTCAAACAGACTGACTTACAAATTGCTTATAACTACAACATGGTCGCGATCCATGAGCGGACACCGCGGCAAATGGGCGTCTTGACGTTGCTTGATGCCTATCTTGCACACGTCAAGGAAGTCGTCATCCGCCGGACAGCATTTGACCTCGAACAAGCGAAACGCCGTCAGGAAGTCGTTTCTGCCTTGATGACAGCAATCTCTGTCCTCGATGAGACGCTTGCCTTGATTCGTTCTGCGTCGAACAAAGCGGACGCGAAAGACAAGCTGATCACGCGTTTCAACTTCACGGACCGTCAAGCGGAAGCCGTCGTCATGCTCCAGCTATACCGGTTAACGAATACCGATATCGTCGAGTTGCAGGAAGAAGCTGCGAAACTCGAGAAGGAAATCGCGCGTCTCGAGAAGATCCTCAACGATGAAAAGACACGGAATCGTCTCATCATCAAGGAATTGACAGTCTTGAAGGAACAAGTCGCGGACAAACGTCGCTCGACGATCGAAGCGGAAGTTGAAGAACTGAAGCTGAAGACGGAAGTCATGATCGCTGTCGAGGAAACAATGGTCTTCCTGTCGAAAAACGGTTACGTCAAACGCTCGTCACTCCGTTCATTCGGTGCCTCGAACGACTTGCCGGACTTGAAGGAACAGGATCGTCCGTTGCTCCAAGGGCAAGCGATGACGACCGACCACTTGATCGTCTGGACCGTTCGCGGGAATTACTTGCTGATTCCGGTCCACCAATTACCGGATACGAAATGGAAGGATGGCGGTCAACACGTCGCGAACCTCGTCCCACTCGAACCGGGTGACCGGGTCCTCTCCGCAGATATCGTTCGTTCGTTCGACGAATCGCACCATTGCTTGTTCGTGACTCGTCAAGGGATGGTCAAACGCTCGAAACTGAGTGACTACAACGCCCAGCGGAAGTCAAAACCACTTCAAGGTGTCCGTTTGAAGGCAGACGATGAAGTCTTGTACGCCCAGGTCTCAACGGGTCAAACAGAGCTGTTCCTTGCGACACAGAACGGTTTCGGGCTCTGGTTTACGGAAGATGACGTTCCGGTCGTTGGTGTTCGGGCTGCTGGTGTTAAAGCGATCAACCTCAAGGATCAGGACGTCGTCGCGGGCGCGATCGGCTTCAAGGAAGCGCCACAGATCGTCCTCTTGACGCAACGGGGTGCCTTGAAGAAGATGCGTCTCGCGGATCAGTTCCAAGTCTCGAGCCGTGCGCTCCGTGGCTTACAGTTGCTGCGTGATTTGAAATCGAAACCACACCAAGTCGCAGCATTGATCGATGTCACGCAGGCGAAAGAATTAGTCCTTAGCGGCAAAGAACAGGAGAAAACGATCCAAATCGGTTCGTTATCGTTCCTCGACCGCTTATCGAACGGTTCATTTGCCTACGATGAAGAGAAATTTGGTCCCTTACTCGACTGGTATACACGATAA
- the parE gene encoding DNA topoisomerase IV subunit B — protein MATDLNNYNDDAIQVLEGLEAVRKRPGMYIGSTDHRGLHHLVYEIVDNAIDEALAGFGEQIDVTIHKDNSITVRDHGRGMPTGMHASGKPTAEVIFTVLHAGGKFGQGGYKTSGGLHGVGASVVNALSTDLKVTIFRDGKQYEQTFENGGMPKTTLLETGTTRQKGTSVYFKPDGSIFSTLTYNYDTLAERLRESAFLLKGLKITLTDERSDKQDIFQYQDGVSEFVQYLNDDKDTLHPTVAFEGTENEIEVDIAFQFTDAYSENVLSFVNNVRTRDGGTHEVGAKTAMTRVMNEYARKNTLLKEKDKNLDGNDIREGLTMIVSIRIPEEFLQFEGQTKSKLGSPEARTSCDAVISRRLSMYLEENPQTATLLIKKAIRAAQAREAARKAREEARNGKKKKRSSILNGKLTPAASKNADKNELFLVEGDSAGGSAKQGRNRTFQAILPLRGKVLNTEKAKLADIMKNEEINTIIHAIGGGVGADFDLSDCNFDKVIIMTDADTDGAHIQVLLLTFFFRYMRPLIDAGKVFVALPPLYRVSKGKGKSEKFEYVWDEETLKKTTKKFGKGYMIQRYKGLGEMNAPQLWETTMDPETRTLIRVTIDDAAVAEKRVSVLMGDNVGHRRTWIEDNVAFGLAEDLSIIENEHVTKESVNEHV, from the coding sequence ATGGCGACAGACTTAAATAACTACAATGATGATGCCATACAGGTGCTCGAAGGACTCGAAGCAGTCCGGAAGCGCCCAGGTATGTATATCGGTTCAACCGATCACCGTGGACTTCACCATCTCGTCTACGAGATCGTCGATAACGCGATCGATGAGGCGCTCGCAGGGTTCGGGGAACAAATTGACGTTACGATCCATAAAGATAATTCAATCACGGTCCGTGACCATGGACGTGGGATGCCAACGGGGATGCATGCGTCTGGAAAACCGACTGCTGAAGTCATCTTCACAGTCCTTCACGCTGGCGGTAAGTTCGGTCAAGGTGGCTATAAGACGTCCGGTGGCTTACACGGCGTCGGGGCGTCGGTCGTTAACGCCTTGTCAACGGATCTGAAAGTAACGATCTTCCGTGACGGGAAACAATATGAGCAAACGTTTGAAAACGGTGGGATGCCGAAGACGACGTTGCTTGAGACGGGTACGACGCGTCAAAAAGGAACGAGCGTTTACTTTAAACCAGATGGCTCGATCTTCAGTACGTTGACATACAACTACGATACGCTCGCAGAACGCTTACGCGAATCTGCATTCTTGCTGAAAGGTCTGAAGATTACGCTGACGGACGAACGGTCCGATAAACAGGACATTTTCCAGTACCAAGACGGTGTCAGTGAATTCGTCCAGTACTTGAACGACGATAAAGATACACTGCATCCGACGGTCGCGTTCGAAGGTACGGAAAACGAGATCGAAGTCGATATCGCCTTCCAGTTCACAGATGCCTACTCGGAAAACGTCCTGTCGTTCGTCAACAACGTCCGGACACGCGACGGTGGAACACACGAAGTCGGTGCAAAAACGGCAATGACACGGGTCATGAATGAATATGCCCGGAAAAACACGCTCTTGAAGGAAAAGGATAAGAACCTTGACGGAAATGATATCCGCGAAGGGTTGACGATGATCGTCTCAATCCGGATTCCGGAAGAGTTCCTCCAATTCGAAGGGCAAACGAAGTCGAAACTCGGTTCGCCGGAAGCACGGACAAGCTGTGATGCTGTCATCAGCCGTCGTCTCTCGATGTACTTGGAAGAGAACCCACAAACGGCGACGCTGTTGATCAAAAAAGCGATTCGCGCAGCACAAGCGCGTGAAGCAGCACGTAAAGCCCGCGAAGAAGCACGAAACGGGAAAAAGAAGAAACGTTCGAGCATCTTGAACGGAAAACTGACACCTGCTGCTTCGAAAAACGCGGACAAGAATGAATTGTTCCTCGTCGAGGGTGATTCTGCCGGTGGTTCTGCGAAACAAGGACGAAACCGGACGTTCCAAGCGATTCTTCCACTCCGTGGGAAGGTCTTGAACACGGAAAAAGCGAAACTCGCTGACATCATGAAGAATGAAGAGATTAACACGATCATTCACGCGATTGGTGGCGGTGTCGGAGCCGATTTCGACTTGTCGGATTGTAATTTCGACAAAGTCATCATCATGACCGATGCCGATACCGACGGCGCGCACATCCAAGTCTTGCTGTTGACGTTCTTCTTCCGCTACATGCGCCCGTTGATCGACGCTGGGAAGGTCTTCGTTGCCTTACCACCGCTCTATCGTGTCTCCAAAGGGAAAGGCAAATCGGAGAAGTTCGAATATGTCTGGGACGAAGAAACACTCAAGAAAACGACGAAGAAATTCGGTAAAGGTTATATGATCCAGCGTTACAAAGGACTTGGGGAGATGAATGCACCACAGCTCTGGGAAACGACGATGGATCCTGAGACACGGACGTTGATTCGGGTCACGATCGACGATGCTGCCGTAGCGGAAAAACGCGTTTCAGTCCTGATGGGCGATAACGTCGGGCACCGCCGGACGTGGATCGAGGACAATGTCGCCTTCGGTCTCGCGGAAGACCTCTCGATCATCGAGAACGAGCACGTGACGAAAGAGAGTGTGAACGAACATGTCTAA
- a CDS encoding CoA-binding protein, whose protein sequence is MITDQQARQYLKDAKRIAVVGVSSDSGKTANWIADYLVQHGYEVIPVNPTLNEWNGQKVYPSVASIPGHIDIVDVFRRSEFLADVAKDAVAHGDVGMIWNQLGLSSVEAESLALGAGIPYIENRCIKIEHQYL, encoded by the coding sequence ATGATTACCGATCAACAAGCACGTCAATATTTGAAGGATGCGAAACGGATTGCCGTCGTCGGTGTCTCGAGTGATTCCGGAAAAACGGCAAACTGGATTGCGGATTACTTAGTCCAACATGGATACGAAGTCATTCCAGTCAATCCGACATTAAATGAGTGGAACGGTCAGAAAGTCTATCCGAGTGTCGCGAGCATTCCAGGACACATCGATATCGTTGACGTCTTCCGTCGGTCTGAGTTTTTAGCGGATGTCGCCAAAGATGCTGTTGCTCACGGTGACGTCGGGATGATTTGGAATCAGCTTGGTCTCTCGAGTGTCGAAGCAGAAAGTCTCGCACTTGGTGCTGGTATTCCATATATTGAGAATCGTTGCATCAAAATCGAGCATCAATATCTGTGA
- a CDS encoding tyrosine-type recombinase/integrase: MSLFKNLGKTIHKTTVSATAPAIPGYERMPRFIQSYLDQLAAKHFSLATMRRYVYDYEAFFQFVATASGEEVTARDIPLEAFVEIDAAGIEAYAEYLALTKQNASSVINRKLSALQSLFRYLVDTGQLSENPVAKVNRPKQAKREPVYLTKREWDELIQLLPSNVEMNAREASHYERDRVRDVTLFQLLGYSGMRLSEMTQLVWNDVDFHENTLRVIGKGNKERLIPLAKPARIALRKYAIHYQMPTSGAVPVFQKHGKPLSPRAVQHILQRHTERLKPVLPFLERKKITPHKLRHTFATRLATGGVDVLTIQQLLGHESVATTQVYAHIGDSEKKRAVDLFDGER, from the coding sequence ATGAGTTTATTTAAAAACCTAGGAAAAACGATACATAAAACGACCGTTTCAGCTACAGCACCAGCGATTCCCGGTTATGAGCGGATGCCACGCTTCATTCAGTCCTATTTGGATCAGTTAGCAGCAAAACATTTCTCATTAGCAACGATGCGCCGCTACGTCTACGACTACGAAGCGTTCTTTCAATTTGTTGCTACAGCGTCAGGTGAAGAAGTGACGGCGCGGGATATTCCGCTCGAAGCATTCGTCGAGATCGATGCAGCGGGGATCGAAGCTTACGCTGAATACCTTGCCTTAACTAAACAAAATGCATCAAGTGTCATCAACCGAAAGTTATCAGCATTACAGTCGTTGTTCCGTTATTTGGTCGATACGGGTCAGTTGTCGGAAAACCCGGTCGCCAAAGTCAATCGACCAAAACAAGCGAAGCGAGAACCCGTTTACCTGACGAAACGCGAATGGGATGAATTGATTCAGTTGTTACCGTCGAACGTTGAGATGAATGCCCGGGAAGCGTCGCATTATGAACGGGACCGTGTCCGCGACGTGACGTTATTCCAACTACTCGGCTATAGCGGGATGCGCCTCAGTGAGATGACTCAACTCGTCTGGAACGATGTCGATTTTCACGAAAACACGCTCCGCGTCATCGGAAAAGGCAACAAAGAGCGGCTGATTCCGCTCGCAAAACCAGCTCGGATTGCCTTACGAAAATATGCGATTCATTATCAGATGCCAACGAGCGGCGCCGTGCCTGTCTTCCAAAAACACGGGAAACCACTCAGTCCACGTGCAGTCCAGCATATTTTGCAGCGGCACACGGAACGATTGAAACCAGTCCTGCCCTTTTTAGAGCGCAAAAAAATTACACCGCATAAATTGCGGCATACGTTTGCAACACGCCTTGCGACCGGTGGGGTCGACGTTCTGACGATCCAGCAGCTACTCGGTCACGAATCCGTCGCGACAACACAAGTCTATGCCCATATCGGTGATTCCGAGAAAAAACGCGCCGTCGATTTATTTGATGGTGAACGATAA
- a CDS encoding DEAD/DEAH box helicase, which yields MNYGLSERKIKQMSDAYAFRRGKKYVAARKVTLHNYRMGDELIEASVDGEERFTVTVRVKAHGVDAGCNCPSLAMDTSFCGHIVAVLLAMHHVQAHGTPTPLSPQIRPFTAIQVDDAGARHYLRSLTPDRRVAIHFELTGPVVTLKRLTDNQQHQLSLPYFDRLLGQTEYLQRVADVSFSPDLQERIVSGTPIVKLHLDRTAQEVEVRVSFDYQGIQLNPLDETIYAGRDQVTEQSVLRFLREFQATPRDTRYIITRDAAQYAFLRSLLDERVELGQLELFATQAIRTTLPKGPFHPRIEVDVTDRLDWLIFNFSMDGIPEDELKRVLKSLVLQKRYHRLKSGQFVSLETRAFQQLQRVLAQMEASERDLRDGRIVLPAVRNMKHLIGASVLHLHADLLEKWLELKSGQGFRLDLPNSLESRLYPYQRTGIQFLKNLDAQGCHGILADEMGLGKTIQAIGYIATIPDRRALIVAPASLLRNWEAELKRFLPDRPVHVVTGSQTSRLRELEHLPDDTVTIVSYTTLRTDVRRHPVYDVVFFDEAQHLKNPRSQTVSQLRHLQAKRRFALSGTPLENRPRDIWSIFHVLFPELLPDLATFEKWSFDDMQQFIQPFLLRREKQDVLQDLPKKQIEHHYVELGPNQKRLYASYLAKLQLETLQHLDETKREDRLKLLAGLTRLRQICNDPGLFVEGYTAEATKRTRLLTLIAEKRTAGKRILIFSQYTQMLERIRSDLAQRHLPHFLLTGETPLEDRVALCDRFNDGEVDLFLISLKAGGTGLNLATADTVILFDSWWNPAVEQQATDRAHRLGQQSDVTVIKLLTRGTIEEKMTELQDRKAQMVDAVLTAPDSDALTVKELVHLVETKEEHR from the coding sequence ATGAATTACGGGCTCAGTGAACGCAAAATCAAACAGATGTCTGATGCTTATGCCTTTCGACGGGGAAAGAAGTATGTCGCCGCCCGTAAGGTCACGTTGCACAATTACCGGATGGGTGACGAACTGATCGAAGCGAGCGTCGACGGTGAGGAACGATTCACGGTCACCGTCCGCGTCAAAGCGCACGGTGTCGACGCTGGATGCAACTGTCCGTCGCTTGCGATGGATACATCGTTTTGTGGACATATCGTCGCTGTTTTACTGGCGATGCATCATGTACAGGCACATGGCACACCGACGCCGCTATCGCCGCAGATCCGTCCGTTCACGGCGATTCAAGTCGATGACGCTGGCGCGCGCCATTATTTACGCAGTCTCACACCAGATCGTCGGGTAGCGATTCATTTCGAACTGACCGGACCCGTCGTGACGCTCAAACGACTGACGGACAATCAACAGCATCAACTGTCTCTGCCCTACTTCGATCGTTTGCTTGGACAGACGGAGTATTTGCAGCGAGTCGCCGATGTTTCGTTCAGTCCTGATTTGCAAGAACGAATCGTTTCCGGGACACCAATCGTCAAGTTGCATCTTGACCGAACGGCTCAGGAAGTCGAAGTCCGCGTGTCGTTTGATTATCAAGGGATTCAGCTGAATCCGCTCGACGAGACGATTTACGCTGGTCGCGATCAAGTAACGGAACAAAGTGTCTTACGCTTCTTACGTGAATTCCAAGCAACGCCACGTGACACGCGCTACATCATCACGCGTGACGCCGCGCAATATGCCTTTCTGCGGAGCCTGCTTGACGAACGGGTCGAGCTCGGTCAACTGGAGTTATTTGCAACACAAGCGATCCGGACGACGTTACCAAAAGGACCGTTTCATCCGCGGATCGAAGTCGACGTGACGGACCGCCTCGACTGGCTCATCTTCAACTTTTCAATGGACGGAATTCCAGAAGATGAGCTGAAACGTGTCCTGAAGTCGCTCGTCTTACAAAAACGGTATCACCGCTTGAAATCCGGACAGTTCGTTTCTTTAGAAACACGAGCTTTCCAGCAGTTGCAACGGGTTCTCGCCCAGATGGAAGCAAGTGAACGCGACTTACGCGATGGACGAATCGTCTTACCTGCCGTCCGGAACATGAAGCATCTGATCGGCGCCTCCGTCCTCCATCTTCACGCTGATTTGCTCGAGAAATGGCTTGAATTAAAATCCGGACAAGGATTCCGGCTCGACTTGCCGAATTCGTTAGAGTCACGACTCTATCCGTATCAACGGACGGGCATCCAGTTTCTGAAGAATCTGGACGCACAAGGATGTCACGGGATCCTAGCCGATGAGATGGGGCTCGGGAAGACGATTCAAGCGATTGGTTATATCGCGACGATTCCTGACCGTCGTGCGCTCATCGTTGCGCCGGCGTCACTGCTCCGCAACTGGGAAGCGGAACTGAAGCGCTTTTTACCCGATCGACCGGTTCATGTCGTCACCGGTTCTCAAACTAGCCGACTCCGCGAACTGGAGCACTTACCTGACGATACGGTAACGATCGTCTCCTATACGACGCTTCGGACCGACGTCCGTCGCCACCCTGTATATGACGTCGTCTTCTTTGATGAAGCACAGCACTTGAAGAATCCGCGGTCGCAAACAGTCAGTCAACTGCGACACCTGCAAGCAAAACGACGGTTCGCCTTATCAGGAACACCGCTCGAGAATCGACCGCGTGATATCTGGTCGATTTTCCATGTCCTGTTTCCGGAATTACTGCCGGATTTAGCGACGTTTGAGAAATGGTCGTTTGATGATATGCAACAGTTCATCCAACCGTTCTTATTACGGCGTGAGAAACAAGATGTCTTACAGGATTTACCGAAGAAACAGATCGAACATCATTATGTCGAGCTCGGTCCGAACCAAAAACGATTATATGCGTCGTATCTTGCCAAACTGCAACTGGAGACGTTGCAACACTTAGACGAGACGAAACGCGAAGATCGTTTGAAGTTACTGGCTGGGTTAACGCGTTTGCGGCAAATTTGCAACGATCCAGGGTTATTCGTTGAGGGATATACAGCGGAAGCAACAAAACGAACGCGTCTACTCACATTGATTGCCGAAAAACGGACCGCCGGAAAGCGGATCTTGATTTTCTCGCAGTATACACAAATGCTCGAACGCATTCGCTCGGATCTCGCGCAACGTCACCTCCCCCACTTCCTGTTGACGGGTGAGACACCACTCGAAGACCGAGTGGCATTATGCGACCGGTTCAATGACGGTGAAGTCGATCTCTTCTTGATTTCCCTGAAAGCCGGCGGAACGGGATTGAATCTCGCAACTGCTGATACCGTCATCCTCTTTGACAGCTGGTGGAATCCGGCCGTCGAACAGCAAGCTACCGATCGTGCCCACCGACTTGGACAACAATCCGACGTTACGGTCATCAAACTGCTGACACGCGGGACGATCGAAGAAAAGATGACGGAATTACAAGATCGAAAAGCCCAGATGGTCGATGCCGTCCTGACGGCTCCAGACAGTGATGCCTTGACCGTCAAAGAACTCGTTCATCTCGTAGAAACAAAGGAGGAACATCGGTGA
- a CDS encoding glycerol-3-phosphate acyltransferase — MILDLLLGYLIGSILGGTLWKYVSRTDLAQVGSGNIGARNAHRAGGLPAFLFVYLFDAAKTVLALQITDAFYPVALAVLIGHLFPLFHPRRGGKGYAVFSGIVFAITPWAYLVGLGILGLSYLVTKDSVKAGLIPVVLLPLLPVYFDAGPINILCTVAVSLLVLWAHDALHKPVIT; from the coding sequence GTGATCCTTGATCTCCTGCTTGGTTACCTTATCGGCAGTATTCTTGGCGGTACGCTCTGGAAGTACGTCAGTCGTACCGATTTGGCTCAGGTCGGTTCCGGAAACATCGGTGCCCGCAACGCCCATCGTGCCGGTGGGCTCCCGGCCTTTTTATTCGTGTATCTGTTTGATGCCGCGAAGACGGTTCTTGCACTACAGATCACAGACGCATTTTATCCCGTTGCTCTTGCCGTGCTCATCGGTCACTTGTTTCCATTGTTTCATCCGCGACGCGGCGGTAAAGGGTATGCCGTATTTTCCGGCATCGTCTTCGCCATCACGCCGTGGGCATATCTTGTCGGACTAGGCATACTCGGTCTGTCTTATCTCGTAACGAAAGATAGCGTCAAAGCGGGGCTGATTCCGGTTGTTCTGCTCCCGTTACTCCCCGTCTACTTTGACGCGGGACCCATCAATATCTTGTGTACCGTTGCCGTAAGTCTACTTGTCCTGTGGGCTCATGATGCACTTCACAAGCCAGTCATTACATAA